The stretch of DNA AAGCTTAACTAAAACTAACAAGTTTTCCAAAGACTCTTGAGTATATGGTAAATTAGTATGGATAAAACCCACAGGATTATTAATTTCGTGAGCAATTCCCGCCATCAATTGCCCTAAACTTGACATTTTTTCACTTTGAATAAGTTGTAATTGTGCTTGTTGTAGTTCTTCTAAAGCACGAGTTAACTCAATAGTTCGCTCTTGAACGCGAATTTCTAGATTCGTTTTTGACTGTTCCAATTCTGTAAAAGAACCTTGTAACTGACCCGCCATTTGAGTAAAAGATACCGCCAAAACATTTAACTCTTTAACAGCAGCTATTTCTACCTGTTGATTGAGTTCTCCAGAGGCTATTGCCTTCGATGCTATTACTAAATGTTGAATGGGTCGTGCAATTAATTGAGCTGTTAAAATCCCCAATAAAGTAGCTACAGCCAAAGCTGCAATACACAAAATAATCGTAGTCCGAGTGTTAGCATTGATTTCATCCATAAAATCTGTTTCTGGCACAACTACGACCACTAACCAATCTAAACCTCGTGCATCTCGGTAGGGTAATACTTGTCCAAACAAGTGCATATTCCCGATCCAAAAATTGAATTGTTCTGTATTCCTAACCTTGTTAAGAGAACCAAATTGAGAATTCAAATATTGAGCGGCCCCTTGGATTAAGGGAGTGCGACTTTCCGTTGCTAAAATACGTTGTTGTTTTCCCTCGGTGTTAACTGTAAACGGCTGAGAATCTGAACTCGCTACTAGATAGCCAGAACGTTCCATAATAAAAGTCTGAGCGTTGGTACTAATTTCCAAGGTTCGCAGAAAGTCACTGATATAACTGAGACTGAGATCGACGGCAAAAACTCCTTGAAAGTTGCCTGAAGCGTCATAAGCAGGCTGTGATGCGGTGATTCCTAAAGTTCCGTAGGTAAAGCTATAAATTTCCCAACTTGCTTGATTATTTTTGATTGCAGCTTGATACCAAGGTCTAGTTCTAGGATCGTAATTTTGGTCTATTCTTCGGCGTTGTTGGCGATTTCCTTGATTATCAAGGGTGTAAGTAGTCCGTTGGGGAAATTTTTCTGTTACTCTCACAACTGTCACCCCATCATCTTCTCTGGTAATTAAAGAGATTGCACCTTCTTTGTTGCCAAAATAGTTGGAACGAATATTAGAAAAAAACTGCATTTGTCGCCACAGGTGGCGTTCTAAGGCTAGAGAATTTTCTGAGGTTAATTGTCCTAGTTTAAAGGCCTCAACGTTCAGTTTAACGATTAATAATGGTTTTTCTAGGTAACTTTCTAAGTGTTGTTGAATGCGATCGCTAACGGAATTTCGGAGTTGAGTGGCTAAGTCATTGACTGCTTTTTGACCATTTTGTAGCGATAGCCATCCAGTCAGTCCGACAACAGCAAAAATTTCGATGATAAATGGTGCAATTAAGACCAGGCGCAAAGGTACTGGCTGGTGAATAGCTGCTAGGATTTTGGCCTGATATCTTCTCAACATTTTCTGCGATCGGTAGGAAGATTTAGTATAACGTTTTAAATCCGTAGCAGACACCCCCAAAATCACTCCTAAACCCTTGTTTTACAAAGATTTAAGTTTAATTTCTGGAGATGTCTAGTCTAAATTTCCTACCTAATACTATTTCAGATAAAAACCCGATGTTGCAAAGATGGCATTTGGCGGCGAACTTGTTCCAGGCGATCGGGATTAATTTCTGCGATCGCCACTCCCGGCCCATCCCCCGCATCCGCTAAAATTGTTCCCCAAGGATCGATAATCATCGCATGACCGTGCGTTTGTCGTCTCCCATAATGGCGACCGGTTTGTGCAGGTGCGATCGCATAACAAGTATTCTCGATCGCTCTGGCTTGCAACAACACTTTCCAATGGTCTTTTCCAGTATAAGCAGTGAACGCCGCCGGCACGAACAAAACCTCGGCTCCCTTATAAGACAAATGGCGATATAGTTCTGGAAAACGCACATCGTAGCATACCGACAGTCCCAGCACCCCAAAATCTTTTGAAGGATAGACAGGAGGCAAGTTTTCCCCTGCTTTGACTGTGCTCGATTCTTGATAAGTATTACCGTCTGGTACGTTGACATCAAACAGATGTACTTTTTTATATCTTACCAGTTCAATTCCATTCGAGTCTACTAGCAAACAGGTATTGTAAACTTTCCCACTATCTGCCGGCACGGGAAACCCCCCTCCCAATATTGTCACTTGAAACCGCTGGGCCATCGTTTTCAGGAATTTTTCACTTTCGATCGCGATCTCGCTAGCAAGTGCCATTTTTTCAGCTTCTTCCCCCATAAATGGGAAGTTTTCTGGCAAACCCACTAACTCAGCACCTTGGCGCACAGCCAGATCGATTAATTCTTCTGCCTGAAGCAAATTTTTTTGCAAATCAGGCAAGCTTGTCATTTGAATTGCAGCAGCGAGATATGATTTCATCGAAGGAAGAAGGAAGAAGGAAGAAGGAAGAAGGAAAAATTTAGTTATCTAGAATGGCAGAAGGCAGAAGAATTAAAAAGAAGGGAGAAACAACGTAAAGTCTTTGATACTTCAAAGATTTTCCCTATTAACCATTTGTATAAATAGCTTTAAACATAAAGCGCAGGTCAATCGATGTTTAGATTCGATCGCTTTAAACTTGAGATTAGGAATCTGCGATTAAATCCCAAATCTAAAATCAGCAATCTAAAATCGCTTGACCTGCAACCTAACACGACTCAAGCTTTAGTGCAATTGCAGAGGGTGAAACAGCAAGTCAGGGAAAAAACGGTTAAATTCAATCAAAGCCGCAGCCTGAATTGACAGCCAAAGCGCTGTAACTACTGGTGCTGTAGAAAGAAATTTCACAAAGTATTGCATCAACAATTCTCCACAATAATCAACAGAACATCGAATTGTTAACAGTTAACAGTTAACCGTTAACAGTTAACAGTTAACAACCATTAACTATTAGCGAGGTGAAACAGTGATTTCGTCATCTTTGGCGAACATTTCACCAGTGGTGATTTCTTTGAGTGCTGCCAAAGGCCACAAGAAGCCGGTTAGCATCAAGGAAATTGCCAAAGGCACATTGAGAATAATCTCTTGTTCCTCTGGAGAACTGGTTTTTTTCGCGGCTTGCAAATAGGAACGGCCAACCCAGCCAATCCAACCAGTAATGTACAAAAACAGGACGCTGGGAATCAAAAAGTCGCCCGCGTGTTCCAAGCTACCATCTACAATTAAGTGTGGGTAGCCTTCAGGCCCGCACAATGCTTCAGAATAACGCTCAAATCTGGCTTTTCCTGAAGCTGGATCGCCATTCGTAGAAACAGCATTTTTCGCTAGTTCTTTGAAAGCAGGCGAGTCCTTGCAGGGTACTAAATCGTATGCCGAGGCTACAGGTACAAAACTGATCCAAAGACTCAGGACTAAGATCGCAGCAAACAATCTTCGCATGGAATTGTTTCCTTTTGTTACAAAACAATAAGTTTTTTGTACAAGCATCTCAAGGTTGCTTGTCTGGAAGACATCTTACTATTTTTTGAGCTTGCCAGATAGACATTCCCCGATCTAAAGATAAGGAGATTTTTAAGGACAACCTTTTTGGGATCGATCCACAAAAAACTTGATTCTTAAAGGCTGAGTCAGACAGCCACCACCAATTAGCTCAGCATATATCTGAGTTTATGGCTGCTCTTTTTGTATGCGACACTAACTTTATCACGTAAAATTGAATATATGGCAACCGTTTTAGCAATTGAAACAAGTTGTGACGAAACAGCGGCAGCGATTGTTAAGAATCGTCAAGTTTGCAGCAGTGCGGTAGCGTCACAAATTAAAATCCATCAACAATATGGGGGTGTCGTCCCAGAGGTAGCTTCGCGCAGTCATGTCGAGATGGTAAATGGGGCGATCGCGCAATCTCTGAGTGAAGCCAACCTCACTTGGTCAGAAATTGACGGGATTGCAGCCACTTGTGCCCCCGGTTTAGTAGGTGCTTTGCTAGTCGGGTTAACAGCAGCAAAAACCCTCGCAATTGTTCATCAGAAGCCTTTTTTAGGTATTCATCACCTAGAAGGTCACATCTATGCCTCCTACCTCAGCGAACCCGATTTGCACCCACCGTTTTTATGCTTGCTAGTTTCCGGGGGTCATACCAGTTTGATTCATGTCAAAAATTGCGGAAACTACGAAATTTTAGGTCAAACTCGCGACGACGCAGCGGGTGAAGCTTTTGATAAAGTAGCTCGTTTATTAAAGTTAGGCTATCCGGGCGGCCCCATCATTGATAAACTAGCTCAAATTGGCAATCCGAAAGCTTTTTCCCTACCGGAGGGTAAAATTTCTTTGCCTACAGGAGGATATCATCCCTATGACAGCAGTTTCAGTGGATTAAAAACGGCTGTGTTGCATTTAGTCCAGAAGCTACAAAAAGAGAATGACGATTTACCAGTAAAGGATATTGCAGCGAGTTTTCAGGAAACAGTAGCCAAGAGTTTAACAAAAAGAGCGATCGCCTGCGCTTTAGATTGTGGCTTAAATACTATTGCCATCGGCGGCGGAGTTGCAGCTAACAGCGGACTAAGACAACACTTACAAAAAGCGGCCAATGCACACAATTTGCGCGTACTATTTCCCCCCTTGAAATATTGCACAGATAATGCTGCGATGATTGCTTGTGCCGCCGCCGAACATTTAGAATTAGGGCATACTTCGCCCTTAACTTTAGGCGCTCATTCCCGAATGCCAATTACCGATGTAATGGATTTATATCCCACATTCCGCAGATATTTAAGTTGCGTTAATAGAGGATAGATTCGGAATAAATAACGCCTAAAGTGATTGCTATGCAATCATTTTAGGCTTTTTTAGGATATAATAATTTCCACCACTAACCCAACTCTAAAAACTATGAAAAAGCCCTCAGAAGCGATAAATATTGTAAATTTAGACCATTTGGGAATAGTAGCAGGAATAATAGATGAGATGGAATTGGTAGAAGAAGTCAACAAAAAAGTGGGATTAAGAACCAAAGAAACCCTCAGCCCAGGACAAGTAATGAAAGCGATGATTTTGAACGGATTGGGGTTTTTGAGCGCCCCAATATACCTATTCGATACATTTTTTGTAGGAAAAGCAACAGAACATCTAATTGGAGAAGGAGTAACGCCTGAACAATTAAACGATGACAGGATAGGCAGAGCATTAGACAAATATTATCAAGCTGGGATGATAAAAGTGTATTTGTAGAGAGACTGAAAGAATTTCAAAATCCAGTGGACATTTGACGGTATTTGTGTAGCAGAACGGGCCTTATACACAGCTCCTAATTTGTCAGCGATGGCAGGAATGAAATGGATAACCAGAGTACCATTAAGTATCAAAGAAGCTCAAAATAAAATCTGGGATATAGAAGATAATGCCTGGGAGCCAAATCAAATAAAGGGGTATAAAATAGCAGCGATATCAAGTGATTATGCTAACATCAAGCAAAGATGGCTAGTGATAGACCCTCCCAAACGGGGTAACAGAAAGCCCAGAGGTCACGAACCCAATTTTGACTTGCGCCATCAGTTGTATCGGATTAGTGGAGTAGATTTTACTCAAATCCCTGGTTTTGATGTCCTCACAGTACAAGCTCTGCTCTCGGAAGTCGGATTNNNNNNNNNNNNNNNNNNNNNNNNNNNNNNNNNNNNNNNNNNNNNNNNNNNNNNNNNNNNNNNNNNNNNNNNNNNNNNNNNNNNNNNNNNNNNNNNNNNNTCAAGTTACAGGTAAAATAGAAACCAGAAAATCAGTAATAGAAGCGGAAAAAGTCAAAGCCGGGAGATTTATATTAGCCACGAATATCTTAGATACTAAAACAGTGAGCAATCAACAGGTATTATCGGAGTACAAAGCGCAGCAAAGTAACGAGAGAGGATTTAGATTTATCAAAGATCCGTTATTTTTTACGTCAAGCGTATTTGTGAAAAAGCCGGAGCGAGTGGAAGCAATTGGAATGATAATGGGACTGTGCTTGTTAGTTTATAACCTAGCTCAAAGGAAATTGAGACAACAATTAGAAGCTAGCAATGAGGGGGTGAAAAATCAGGTGAAGAAATTAACAAATAAGCCGACGATGCGCTGGATATTTCAGATGTTTCAAGCGGTGCATTTAGTGTCGATAAATGGAGAGAAGCAAGTCAGCAATTTAACCCAAGACCGTCAAGATGTATTAAAGCATTTAGGGCAGTATTGCTGTCAATACTATTTAATATTTTCAAGTGGATGATGATTGATATTAAGGTATAAATATTTGTAAATAATCTTCATTTATGAGTCAAGACAATTTGCTCTTGGCATGAGTTGACTTTGTTAAAAAGATGAGTTGAAGTGATAAATATAGCGACATGAATATATTAGAAAAAGTCAATTCTTTCAACTTACTTAATCTAGGTAAATTTTACAGGCTCCTGTAACGCTAAAACCCCATAAGTTCAATCCAAAAGCATATTGGCTCCCAGCTTTCACAACTAATAAAAAAATCCCAGCCACATCTGCGGAATGTGGGTTATATAACCACTAACCACTAACCACTAACCACTAACCACTAACCATTAACTAATTGAAGTTGATTAAGGAGCCATTCGATCGCCCTTTCTACATCTACAACTTGTTCAACGGCTGGCTGTGGCTTGCGCTGTACCATTACTACTGGTATCCCCAATTCCCTAGCTGCAACAATCTTGGCATAAGTCGCATCGCCGCCACTGTTCTTGCTGGCGATCGCATCAATCTGATACTCTATTAATAACTTTTGCTCATTTTCCAACGTGAAAGGCCCGCGATCCAACAGCAATTTGCCATTAGGAACTAGAGCCCCGGATGTTGGCGGATCGATCGTCCGCATCAAAAACCAAATATCATTCAGATCGGCATAAGCAGCTAGCTCTTGTCTGCCAATGGTCAGAAATACGCGCTTTGCCTGTTTAGATAATACTATTGCCGCTGCTTCATTGCTCTCAACTTCAATCCAGCGATCGCCCTCTTGTTTCTGCCAAGGCGGACGTACTAACATCAGAAAAGGTAAGTTACATTCCTTAGCAGCTTCCGCAGCATTAAAGGAAATCTGAGCTGCATAAGGATGAGTAGCATCAATCAAGAAATTGATTTCGCGATCGCGCAAGTAAGCAGCCAGTCCTGCTACACCCCCAAATCCACCAATCCGCACATTACCTATTAAAGCATGAGGTTGTCGGGTACGGCCTGCTAGGGAAGTAATGACCTCTAGCCCGGAAATAACCGACGCTCTTGCTGCTAGTTTAGTCGCATCGCTTGTTCCACCAAGGATCAACAAGCGTTTTCTTAAAAGAGTTTCCACAATTGAACAGTGGGGGAGAGAGGGAGCGGGGGGGCGGGGGAGCAGGGGAGCGGGGGAGCGGGNNNNNNNNNN from Kamptonema formosum PCC 6407 encodes:
- the tsaD gene encoding tRNA (adenosine(37)-N6)-threonylcarbamoyltransferase complex transferase subunit TsaD; protein product: MATVLAIETSCDETAAAIVKNRQVCSSAVASQIKIHQQYGGVVPEVASRSHVEMVNGAIAQSLSEANLTWSEIDGIAATCAPGLVGALLVGLTAAKTLAIVHQKPFLGIHHLEGHIYASYLSEPDLHPPFLCLLVSGGHTSLIHVKNCGNYEILGQTRDDAAGEAFDKVARLLKLGYPGGPIIDKLAQIGNPKAFSLPEGKISLPTGGYHPYDSSFSGLKTAVLHLVQKLQKENDDLPVKDIAASFQETVAKSLTKRAIACALDCGLNTIAIGGGVAANSGLRQHLQKAANAHNLRVLFPPLKYCTDNAAMIACAAAEHLELGHTSPLTLGAHSRMPITDVMDLYPTFRRYLSCVNRG
- the psaJ gene encoding photosystem I reaction center subunit IX, whose product is MQYFVKFLSTAPVVTALWLSIQAAALIEFNRFFPDLLFHPLQLH
- a CDS encoding sensor histidine kinase, which encodes MSATDLKRYTKSSYRSQKMLRRYQAKILAAIHQPVPLRLVLIAPFIIEIFAVVGLTGWLSLQNGQKAVNDLATQLRNSVSDRIQQHLESYLEKPLLIVKLNVEAFKLGQLTSENSLALERHLWRQMQFFSNIRSNYFGNKEGAISLITREDDGVTVVRVTEKFPQRTTYTLDNQGNRQQRRRIDQNYDPRTRPWYQAAIKNNQASWEIYSFTYGTLGITASQPAYDASGNFQGVFAVDLSLSYISDFLRTLEISTNAQTFIMERSGYLVASSDSQPFTVNTEGKQQRILATESRTPLIQGAAQYLNSQFGSLNKVRNTEQFNFWIGNMHLFGQVLPYRDARGLDWLVVVVVPETDFMDEINANTRTTIILCIAALAVATLLGILTAQLIARPIQHLVIASKAIASGELNQQVEIAAVKELNVLAVSFTQMAGQLQGSFTELEQSKTNLEIRVQERTIELTRALEELQQAQLQLIQSEKMSSLGQLMAGIAHEINNPVGFIHTNLPYTQESLENLLVLVKLYQQQFPDVTPEIEEQKAIADLEFLQEDLPKLLSSMQAGTERIRQIVLSLRNFSRLDESAVKAVDLHEGLESTLLILEHRLQAQPNRLAIQVIKNYGQLPMIECWGAQMNQVFLNIISNAIDAIDALAVENQTENGISKDGFLRYPPPQITISTALVEGNVTNVSDTIGERVIISIADNGKGISEDVQSRIFDPFFTTKSVGKGTGLGLSIAYQIVVKQHGGLLRFNSTMGKGTEFIVEIPVKK
- a CDS encoding photosystem I reaction center protein PsaF,subunit III, with protein sequence MRRLFAAILVLSLWISFVPVASAYDLVPCKDSPAFKELAKNAVSTNGDPASGKARFERYSEALCGPEGYPHLIVDGSLEHAGDFLIPSVLFLYITGWIGWVGRSYLQAAKKTSSPEEQEIILNVPLAISLMLTGFLWPLAALKEITTGEMFAKDDEITVSPR
- a CDS encoding cobalt-precorrin-6A reductase, with amino-acid sequence METLLRKRLLILGGTSDATKLAARASVISGLEVITSLAGRTRQPHALIGNVRIGGFGGVAGLAAYLRDREINFLIDATHPYAAQISFNAAEAAKECNLPFLMLVRPPWQKQEGDRWIEVESNEAAAIVLSKQAKRVFLTIGRQELAAYADLNDIWFLMRTIDPPTSGALVPNGKLLLDRGPFTLENEQKLLIEYQIDAIASKNSGGDATYAKIVAARELGIPVVMVQRKPQPAVEQVVDVERAIEWLLNQLQLVNG
- a CDS encoding IS1634 family transposase — encoded protein: QVTGKIETRKSVIEAEKVKAGRFILATNILDTKTVSNQQVLSEYKAQQSNERGFRFIKDPLFFTSSVFVKKPERVEAIGMIMGLCLLVYNLAQRKLRQQLEASNEGVKNQVKKLTNKPTMRWIFQMFQAVHLVSINGEKQVSNLTQDRQDVLKHLGQYCCQYYLIFSSG
- a CDS encoding carbon-nitrogen hydrolase family protein, producing the protein MKSYLAAAIQMTSLPDLQKNLLQAEELIDLAVRQGAELVGLPENFPFMGEEAEKMALASEIAIESEKFLKTMAQRFQVTILGGGFPVPADSGKVYNTCLLVDSNGIELVRYKKVHLFDVNVPDGNTYQESSTVKAGENLPPVYPSKDFGVLGLSVCYDVRFPELYRHLSYKGAEVLFVPAAFTAYTGKDHWKVLLQARAIENTCYAIAPAQTGRHYGRRQTHGHAMIIDPWGTILADAGDGPGVAIAEINPDRLEQVRRQMPSLQHRVFI